Proteins encoded within one genomic window of Pedobacter africanus:
- a CDS encoding helix-turn-helix transcriptional regulator, with protein MEHSGISRLPRLTAILTCLQTKRLTTATELAEKFEVSVRTIYRDIRALEAAGIPIFTEEGKGYSLVDGYRLPPVSFTESQANALITAEQLVLRNKDASFVKEYTEAITKIKAVLKENTKDKANLLSKRIAIRNNLQNSSTSNNLSVVQLALTGFNLVEIAYRDEQAQETTRILEPFALYSTQENWILIAFCRLRKDYRTFRLDRIIQLQTLSEKFEPHKMSLAEYFELCRIKSQALT; from the coding sequence ATGGAACACAGCGGAATATCAAGACTGCCCAGGCTTACGGCCATACTCACTTGTCTTCAAACCAAGCGGCTTACTACAGCTACAGAGCTGGCCGAAAAATTTGAGGTGAGTGTCAGGACCATTTACCGTGACATCAGAGCACTGGAAGCTGCAGGCATTCCCATTTTTACCGAAGAAGGAAAAGGCTACTCCCTGGTTGACGGCTACAGATTGCCGCCGGTTAGTTTTACGGAAAGCCAGGCGAATGCACTCATTACTGCCGAACAACTGGTGCTGAGAAATAAGGACGCTTCTTTTGTTAAGGAATATACCGAAGCCATCACCAAAATAAAAGCGGTATTAAAAGAGAATACAAAGGATAAAGCTAACTTGTTGTCCAAAAGGATTGCCATCAGGAACAATCTTCAGAACAGCAGCACCAGCAACAACCTTTCTGTGGTACAGCTTGCACTTACAGGATTCAACCTCGTAGAGATTGCTTATCGCGATGAACAGGCACAGGAAACGACAAGGATTTTAGAGCCATTTGCCCTTTACAGCACCCAGGAGAACTGGATACTAATTGCCTTTTGCAGGCTCAGAAAAGATTACCGGACCTTTCGTTTAGACCGGATCATTCAGCTCCAAACCCTCAGCGAAAAATTTGAGCCCCATAAAATGTCGCTCGCGGAGTATTTTGAGCTTTGCAGAATCAAATCCCAAGCCCTGACATAG
- a CDS encoding TonB-dependent receptor, with protein sequence MKSIGPVRLLTLISLILLLLALAQVQARAQDQLAKKVSITLKDEPLKTALDKITRVSGVKFTYNEQIALSKIRISVSARDKPLAAVLEAAFMNEALRFSALDKEVFIRLDPAKEKKPVADPAANPGQNQEKHTLSGTIKSTATGETLIAATIRISGTKYATFSNEYGFYSITLPKGNYAIEAKAVGSKSHKVQVELDKNLVLNIALDDDLNELETVTISANAGKRNIENPQMGMERLSISETKNVPVLLGERDVIKTLQLLPGVKTSGEGSGGFFVRGGSADQNMILLDEAPVYNATHLLGFFSTFNSDAIKNVTLYKSGMPAQYGGGLSSVLDVKMNEGNNQKFGVSGGIGLIAARVNAEGPIQKDKSSFLISARRTYADMFLKLSGDSATKNTQLYFYDLNLKANYYLGEKDRLFISGYFGKDVLRSDNLSGINWGNATSTLRWNHIFSSKLFSNTSLIFSNFNYKIQSNGDESSVRLFSQIRDWNFKEDLQWYANDKNTLSFGFNSIFHTIKPGEVQANGDSGFISQKLQDRYSLENAVYISNTWKASPVLSFTYGLRVSAFSILGKGDYYTLDTEGKVTGATSYKPGELVKTYVNLEPRFAAALQLNESSSIKASYVRNAQNLHLISNANSSSPTDRWVASTNIIKPELSDQVSLGYYKNLGGNAYELTVETYYKTLQNQIDYRNGADIYTNQPIETQLLYGKGRAYGAEFLIKKKTGKLTGWLAYTLSKTERQIDGINNNNWYNARQDRTHDISIVSMYQLSKKWSLSANWVFATGNAVTFPNGKYKMLGHSYFFFSERNADRMPSYHRLDIGATKLLKQTKKFSSELNFSLYNAYGRENAYRITFKDKETDPNRTEAIRTTLFRFVPSISYNFKF encoded by the coding sequence ATGAAATCAATTGGACCTGTCAGACTCCTGACACTCATTAGCCTGATATTGCTCCTGCTGGCCCTGGCCCAAGTCCAGGCCCGGGCGCAGGATCAGCTGGCAAAGAAGGTAAGCATCACGCTCAAAGACGAGCCCTTAAAAACTGCCCTGGATAAGATCACCAGGGTAAGCGGGGTAAAATTCACTTATAACGAACAGATCGCGCTCAGTAAGATCAGGATCAGTGTTAGTGCCAGGGATAAGCCGCTGGCGGCTGTGCTTGAGGCCGCATTTATGAACGAGGCCCTCCGGTTCAGTGCCTTAGACAAAGAGGTTTTTATACGATTAGATCCTGCTAAGGAAAAAAAGCCGGTGGCCGACCCGGCGGCCAATCCGGGACAAAATCAGGAAAAACATACTTTAAGTGGTACTATTAAATCTACAGCTACGGGAGAAACCCTGATTGCAGCCACCATACGGATAAGCGGTACGAAATACGCCACATTCAGCAACGAATATGGTTTTTATTCCATCACCCTGCCTAAAGGGAATTATGCCATCGAAGCAAAGGCCGTAGGTTCAAAAAGCCATAAAGTACAAGTAGAGCTGGATAAAAACCTGGTTTTGAATATCGCACTTGACGACGACCTGAATGAGCTTGAAACGGTAACCATAAGTGCCAATGCGGGCAAAAGAAATATTGAGAACCCGCAGATGGGAATGGAACGACTGAGCATCAGCGAAACAAAAAATGTACCCGTTCTGCTTGGTGAACGTGATGTGATCAAAACATTGCAGCTTTTACCGGGCGTAAAAACTTCAGGGGAAGGAAGCGGAGGTTTTTTTGTACGGGGCGGTAGTGCAGACCAGAACATGATCTTGCTGGATGAAGCCCCGGTGTATAACGCCACACACCTGCTCGGGTTCTTTTCGACCTTTAACTCTGACGCCATAAAAAATGTAACGCTTTATAAAAGCGGAATGCCGGCGCAATATGGCGGCGGGTTGTCCTCTGTGCTGGATGTTAAGATGAACGAGGGCAATAACCAGAAATTTGGTGTAAGCGGGGGTATTGGTCTTATCGCTGCCCGGGTAAATGCAGAAGGGCCCATCCAGAAAGATAAATCCTCTTTCCTGATTTCGGCCAGAAGAACCTATGCCGATATGTTCCTGAAACTTTCGGGCGATTCGGCAACTAAAAATACCCAGCTTTATTTTTATGACCTTAACCTAAAGGCCAATTATTACCTCGGGGAAAAAGACCGCCTGTTCATTTCGGGCTATTTTGGAAAAGATGTGCTGAGGAGTGATAACCTGTCAGGGATCAACTGGGGCAATGCTACCTCTACCCTGCGCTGGAACCATATTTTCAGCAGCAAGCTGTTTTCGAATACCTCGCTGATCTTTAGCAATTTCAATTATAAGATCCAGTCGAATGGAGACGAAAGTTCGGTAAGGCTATTCTCACAGATCAGGGATTGGAACTTTAAGGAAGACCTCCAATGGTATGCCAACGACAAAAATACCCTTAGTTTTGGTTTCAACTCCATTTTTCATACCATTAAGCCCGGAGAAGTTCAGGCCAATGGGGATTCTGGCTTTATCTCGCAGAAGCTTCAGGACAGGTATTCCCTTGAAAATGCAGTTTACATCAGCAATACCTGGAAAGCCAGTCCTGTACTTAGTTTCACCTACGGTTTGCGTGTTTCGGCCTTTAGTATCCTTGGGAAAGGCGATTACTATACTTTAGATACGGAAGGCAAAGTGACGGGCGCTACAAGTTATAAGCCAGGGGAGCTGGTAAAGACCTATGTTAACCTGGAACCCAGGTTCGCAGCAGCTTTGCAGTTAAATGAATCGAGCTCCATTAAGGCTTCCTACGTAAGGAATGCCCAGAACCTGCACCTGATTTCCAACGCTAACTCCTCCTCTCCAACAGACAGGTGGGTGGCCAGCACCAATATCATTAAGCCTGAACTGAGTGACCAGGTGTCTTTAGGCTATTACAAAAACCTTGGCGGCAATGCTTATGAACTTACTGTGGAAACCTATTACAAGACGCTTCAAAATCAGATAGATTACCGTAACGGGGCCGACATTTACACCAACCAGCCCATTGAAACACAATTGCTTTATGGTAAAGGAAGGGCATACGGAGCAGAATTTCTGATTAAAAAGAAAACAGGGAAATTAACCGGATGGCTGGCTTATACCCTGTCAAAAACGGAAAGGCAGATCGATGGCATCAATAATAACAACTGGTACAACGCCAGGCAGGACAGAACGCATGATATTTCTATCGTAAGCATGTACCAGCTCAGTAAAAAGTGGTCGCTATCGGCCAATTGGGTATTTGCCACCGGCAATGCGGTAACTTTTCCAAACGGAAAATACAAGATGCTGGGACATAGCTATTTCTTTTTCTCGGAACGCAATGCCGACCGCATGCCAAGTTACCATCGCTTGGATATAGGGGCCACAAAGCTGCTGAAACAAACCAAAAAATTCTCATCGGAACTTAATTTCAGTCTGTACAATGCCTATGGCCGTGAAAATGCCTACCGCATTACCTTTAAAGATAAAGAAACAGACCCCAACAGAACGGAAGCCATCCGAACAACCCTTTTCAGGTTCGTTCCGTCAATTTCGTATAATTTTAAATTTTAA
- a CDS encoding sterol desaturase family protein, whose translation MIELDKSITVGALFGFVILLTLFEMYFSYVHDRKHYHGRDTLTNVYLMAAAFVINVATKAGTFMLLDYVYSHYSLFHISNVYLYWLVLILAQDLLYWLLHYTGHYVRFFWAMHVTHHSSPYFNLTTGFRSTVFEPLYRVFFYLPLAFMGFSAFDILFAYLVTQIYGNLVHTQTIGKLHPIFEYIFVTPSHHRVHHASNLRYLDKNMGMVLILWDRMFGTFQEEVPEEDIVYGLTKQPEDTGAVNIIFHEFRALIADARKAPDFKDKLKYFLYPPGWSHDGSTQTAKVMQRELEKVRRTA comes from the coding sequence ATGATTGAATTGGATAAAAGTATAACTGTTGGCGCATTATTTGGCTTCGTCATACTGCTTACCTTATTCGAGATGTATTTTAGTTACGTTCATGACAGGAAACACTATCATGGGCGTGACACCCTCACCAATGTTTACCTTATGGCAGCCGCATTTGTCATCAATGTAGCCACCAAAGCGGGAACATTTATGCTGCTGGATTACGTTTACAGCCATTACAGCCTGTTCCATATTTCTAATGTTTACCTCTATTGGCTTGTACTGATCCTGGCGCAGGACCTGCTGTACTGGCTGCTGCATTATACCGGCCATTATGTACGCTTTTTCTGGGCCATGCATGTTACCCATCACTCCTCCCCTTATTTTAACCTTACTACCGGATTTCGCTCTACAGTTTTTGAGCCGCTATACCGGGTATTCTTTTACCTGCCGCTTGCCTTTATGGGCTTTAGTGCATTCGACATCCTGTTTGCTTACCTGGTCACACAAATTTATGGCAACCTGGTACATACCCAAACCATAGGTAAACTGCACCCAATATTTGAGTATATTTTTGTAACCCCTTCTCACCATAGGGTACACCATGCCAGCAACCTGCGTTATCTTGACAAAAACATGGGGATGGTACTGATCTTGTGGGACCGGATGTTCGGTACTTTTCAGGAAGAAGTACCTGAAGAAGACATCGTATACGGACTTACCAAACAACCCGAAGATACGGGCGCCGTGAACATCATCTTCCATGAGTTCAGGGCTTTAATTGCTGATGCCAGGAAAGCCCCTGACTTTAAAGACAAGCTGAAATATTTTCTTTATCCTCCGGGCTGGAGCCATGATGGCAGCACACAAACGGCTAAAGTAATGCAGCGGGAGCTGGAAAAAGTACGCAGAACAGCTTAG
- a CDS encoding GyrI-like domain-containing protein: MEKQTLNSFPVIGITVRTCNADGSAARDIPELWARFHAAQIAGQLSNMAGPEIYSIYTGYEGDYTQPYTTLIGYKVENLDHIPEGLTGIMIGGGSYEKRTVKGNLHKGLVYDAWVEIWNSDLQRAYTADFEVYGAAARDPEDATVEIYISLRP; the protein is encoded by the coding sequence ATGGAAAAACAAACACTCAATTCATTTCCTGTGATAGGAATTACAGTCAGAACATGTAATGCAGACGGAAGCGCTGCCAGGGATATTCCCGAACTTTGGGCCAGGTTTCATGCTGCTCAAATAGCAGGGCAACTGAGCAATATGGCCGGTCCGGAAATCTATAGCATTTATACCGGTTATGAGGGCGATTATACCCAGCCTTACACCACCCTGATTGGCTACAAAGTGGAAAACCTTGACCATATACCAGAAGGACTGACAGGTATCATGATAGGGGGCGGCAGTTATGAGAAACGCACAGTAAAAGGCAACCTGCATAAAGGACTGGTATACGATGCCTGGGTAGAAATCTGGAACTCGGACCTGCAAAGGGCTTATACTGCTGACTTTGAAGTTTACGGAGCAGCGGCCCGGGATCCGGAGGATGCAACTGTCGAAATTTACATTTCCCTCAGACCCTGA
- a CDS encoding pirin family protein, whose amino-acid sequence MSNINLIIEERPASIGSFMVGRLLPFREKRMVGPFAFIDHMGPVCMSDKENMDVPPHPHIGLSTLTYLFEGSVMHRDSLGTEVEIKPGQVNWMTAGKGIVHSERTPQYLRNSDKMMHGLQIWVALPKHLEQMEPEFFHVEGKGLPEWTEQGVNIKLIAGEVFGRKSEVPVYSPLYFLELKTSSRQTIKIGKDLFGESALYILEGAVESEGNTFGPKQLLVAKDSKLCEFDMQENSTIYIFGGEPFPEGRIIYWNFVASTAERIEEAKKMWLEQSFKPVPGETDFVPLPPQSNHIKAHNPAND is encoded by the coding sequence ATGTCAAATATCAACCTGATTATCGAAGAACGACCTGCAAGTATAGGCAGTTTTATGGTAGGGCGGCTCCTGCCTTTTCGGGAAAAGAGAATGGTAGGCCCTTTTGCCTTTATAGACCATATGGGGCCTGTGTGTATGAGCGATAAGGAAAATATGGATGTGCCACCGCACCCGCATATCGGGCTTTCTACCCTCACCTACCTATTTGAAGGCAGCGTTATGCACCGCGACAGCCTGGGTACTGAGGTTGAAATCAAACCCGGACAAGTAAACTGGATGACCGCCGGAAAGGGGATCGTACATTCTGAACGGACACCGCAGTACCTTCGCAATTCGGATAAAATGATGCATGGATTGCAGATCTGGGTGGCTCTGCCGAAACACCTGGAGCAGATGGAGCCTGAGTTTTTCCATGTTGAGGGAAAAGGCTTGCCGGAGTGGACAGAGCAAGGTGTAAATATAAAACTTATTGCCGGAGAAGTTTTCGGAAGAAAATCGGAAGTTCCTGTTTACAGTCCCCTTTATTTTCTGGAGCTTAAGACCAGCAGTCGCCAAACCATAAAAATAGGGAAAGACCTTTTTGGTGAAAGTGCCCTCTACATTTTAGAAGGAGCAGTAGAAAGTGAAGGAAATACCTTTGGGCCTAAACAGCTTTTGGTGGCTAAAGACAGTAAACTTTGTGAATTCGACATGCAGGAAAATAGTACCATCTACATTTTTGGGGGCGAGCCCTTTCCGGAGGGGCGTATCATTTACTGGAATTTTGTGGCTTCTACTGCTGAAAGGATAGAAGAGGCGAAAAAGATGTGGCTGGAACAATCGTTTAAACCGGTACCTGGTGAAACGGATTTTGTGCCCTTGCCGCCCCAAAGCAACCACATCAAAGCCCACAATCCGGCGAATGACTAA
- a CDS encoding FecR family protein, with protein MSEKEQFKHLYQLYLSNSCTAEELKHFFDLLEKRRDDQELMALLSDTWDQTALSPEKGLTPPFLPQERKTVQLWRRLVSAAAVLLILSGLYLYRSDLSRLIAPAPAHQLLTATAERKLVSLPDGTRVWLSPNSKLGYPEKFEGTERNVTLEGEAFFEVTHDVRHPFIIKSGQVSTTVLGTSFNVTAYTQQNTINVTLVTGKVAVALQGQNTTQRDTIVANQRIIVDKAAASISKVDYPDAAAFLNKRLGLYEYRGAALGEVIRDLENQYGIQIKTDSSLIESAFYGHLKMTDPLAETLNKFSTVMEAQWKKEGTQYIILKY; from the coding sequence GTGAGCGAAAAAGAACAATTTAAACACTTATATCAGCTTTACTTAAGCAATTCCTGCACAGCAGAAGAACTTAAGCATTTTTTCGATCTGCTGGAAAAAAGGAGGGACGATCAGGAGCTTATGGCCCTGCTGTCCGACACCTGGGATCAGACCGCTTTATCTCCTGAAAAGGGGCTTACCCCTCCTTTCCTTCCGCAGGAAAGAAAAACAGTGCAGCTATGGCGAAGATTGGTCAGTGCCGCGGCAGTATTACTGATTTTGTCTGGCCTGTACCTGTATAGGTCGGACCTCAGCAGACTGATTGCGCCTGCACCGGCGCACCAGTTACTTACAGCAACTGCTGAGCGCAAACTGGTAAGTCTACCCGACGGGACGAGGGTTTGGCTTAGTCCGAATAGTAAACTCGGGTACCCGGAAAAATTTGAGGGAACGGAGCGAAACGTAACGCTTGAAGGTGAAGCTTTTTTTGAAGTCACTCACGATGTCCGGCACCCATTTATCATTAAAAGCGGCCAAGTGAGCACTACGGTGCTGGGAACCAGCTTTAATGTTACGGCTTACACACAACAAAACACCATAAATGTTACCCTGGTTACCGGTAAGGTAGCCGTGGCCCTCCAAGGCCAAAACACTACCCAAAGGGATACGATAGTGGCCAATCAGCGCATTATTGTTGATAAAGCTGCAGCGAGTATCAGTAAGGTAGACTATCCTGATGCTGCTGCTTTCCTGAATAAAAGGTTAGGCTTATATGAATACAGGGGAGCAGCGCTTGGGGAGGTGATCCGTGACCTGGAAAATCAGTATGGTATTCAGATCAAAACTGATAGCAGCCTGATAGAAAGTGCGTTTTATGGCCATCTCAAGATGACCGATCCATTGGCCGAAACCTTAAACAAATTCTCCACAGTCATGGAAGCCCAATGGAAAAAAGAGGGCACGCAGTATATCATCCTTAAATATTAA
- a CDS encoding metallophosphoesterase family protein, giving the protein MISTKTLYSAVLKTEQLDDSHKFQPLPVATGSYPYRLSADIPAGKDKLIFHMVGDTGSVNAPGNQQIVAKQMAAQYAEKEAPSFLYHLGDIVYHYGEAEQYAPQFLEPFEAYPGQVYAIAGNHDGDINPESEHYDSLEAFYTTFCNSAPRTIYFSPDSKRKSQVQPHAYWTMEAPLATIIGLYTNVPKYGCIKKEQRSWFIGELQHAAKHRAEKAIIVCLHHAPYSADVNHGSSLPMIEFLEGAFEEAGVKPDIVFSGHVHNYQRFSKQYADGKTVPFIVAGAGGFDALHALADPYNPAYELHNPALDQVHLDKYCDNKHGFLKITLEKTPFDFSIKGAYYTVISDPMLAAASLKASLFDSFRIDLTGR; this is encoded by the coding sequence ATGATCAGCACAAAAACCCTGTACAGCGCTGTTTTAAAAACAGAACAGCTGGATGATTCGCATAAATTCCAGCCACTGCCTGTGGCAACAGGCAGCTATCCATATCGCCTGAGCGCCGATATCCCTGCCGGTAAGGATAAGCTGATATTTCATATGGTTGGCGATACAGGCAGCGTAAATGCTCCCGGTAACCAGCAAATAGTTGCCAAACAAATGGCGGCCCAGTATGCCGAAAAAGAAGCGCCCTCTTTTTTATACCATTTGGGCGACATTGTATACCATTATGGTGAGGCAGAACAATATGCGCCGCAGTTTCTTGAGCCTTTTGAAGCTTACCCTGGCCAGGTCTACGCAATCGCCGGGAACCACGACGGTGATATCAATCCGGAAAGCGAGCATTACGACAGCCTGGAAGCCTTCTATACGACCTTTTGCAATAGTGCCCCCAGAACCATTTATTTTAGTCCGGACAGTAAAAGAAAAAGCCAGGTACAGCCGCATGCTTACTGGACTATGGAAGCCCCCCTGGCCACGATTATAGGTCTTTATACGAATGTCCCGAAATATGGCTGCATCAAAAAAGAACAGCGAAGCTGGTTCATCGGGGAGTTACAACACGCTGCGAAACACAGAGCAGAGAAAGCAATTATCGTGTGTCTGCATCATGCTCCCTACTCGGCTGATGTTAACCATGGATCGAGCCTGCCGATGATCGAATTTTTAGAAGGTGCATTCGAAGAGGCGGGCGTAAAGCCCGATATTGTTTTCAGCGGCCATGTGCACAATTACCAACGGTTCAGTAAGCAATATGCAGATGGAAAAACTGTCCCTTTTATTGTGGCAGGTGCCGGTGGGTTTGACGCATTGCACGCACTTGCCGATCCGTATAATCCAGCCTATGAGCTACATAACCCTGCTCTGGATCAGGTGCATCTGGACAAGTACTGCGATAACAAACATGGGTTCCTAAAGATTACCCTGGAAAAAACACCTTTTGATTTCAGCATCAAAGGAGCGTATTATACCGTGATATCAGACCCTATGCTGGCAGCCGCATCGTTAAAGGCAAGCCTGTTCGACAGTTTCCGCATCGATCTCACCGGAAGGTAA
- a CDS encoding RNA polymerase sigma factor, translating into MHTDQPATTEDIELLIKLRKGDQLAFADVYNLYRAKMYVYACNLCKSPETAEEIVQEVFIRIWQKKEQINTELNFGAYLKKITLNHVLNHLKKAARDKVLQEEIFNYIDTIRNTTEDNLLEKELLKTYDKAIELLPPQKKLIYQMSRNEEMTHDQIAEKLNISKNTVKNHMVEATKFIRSYVSKHGSIICFLIASSNYFRPN; encoded by the coding sequence ATGCATACAGATCAACCGGCAACAACAGAAGACATTGAACTGCTCATCAAACTCAGGAAGGGAGATCAGCTGGCATTTGCCGATGTGTACAACCTCTACCGGGCAAAAATGTATGTTTACGCCTGTAATTTATGCAAATCACCGGAAACGGCAGAGGAAATTGTACAGGAAGTGTTTATCCGGATCTGGCAAAAAAAAGAGCAGATCAATACCGAACTCAACTTTGGGGCCTACCTCAAAAAGATTACCCTCAACCATGTATTGAACCACCTGAAAAAAGCAGCCCGCGATAAGGTGCTGCAGGAAGAGATATTCAATTACATAGACACCATACGCAATACCACAGAGGACAACTTACTGGAAAAGGAACTGCTGAAAACCTACGACAAGGCTATTGAGCTTTTACCACCTCAAAAAAAGCTGATTTACCAGATGAGCCGTAATGAGGAAATGACCCATGACCAGATCGCTGAAAAACTGAACATTTCTAAGAACACCGTAAAAAACCATATGGTTGAGGCTACTAAATTTATCCGCAGCTATGTGAGTAAACATGGCAGTATCATCTGTTTTCTTATTGCTTCATCAAATTATTTTCGCCCCAACTAG
- a CDS encoding DUF4249 family protein — protein sequence MKTVVRFIILASISMLWSCEKAIDLKLKDNESPKYVIEGTVTNQPNGAKVAISETKNFGDDNQFNGISGASVKIENNGNTFMLTETSKGIYESTAVTGTPGQTYRLSVNIKGEVFTASSTMPAVVEFLDFTLKPNDVDTTRATPRVKFKDPVAPGNRYWFQQYINDQLQIGYKVLNDEYTPGQEVNEYLVFENRTKNRALNLKKGDRLTAEMHCIDEPVFTYLFSLFGANGSDNGAAPTNPLSNISGGALGFFSAHTSARKTITIP from the coding sequence ATGAAAACAGTAGTTCGTTTTATAATTTTGGCATCAATTTCAATGCTCTGGTCTTGCGAAAAAGCTATTGATCTTAAACTGAAGGACAATGAATCACCAAAATATGTAATTGAAGGAACAGTTACCAACCAGCCAAATGGCGCTAAGGTTGCAATTAGTGAAACCAAGAACTTTGGCGATGACAACCAGTTTAACGGGATAAGCGGGGCTAGTGTAAAAATTGAAAATAACGGCAATACATTTATGTTAACAGAAACGTCAAAAGGTATTTATGAAAGTACGGCAGTTACGGGGACACCCGGACAAACCTATCGCCTTAGCGTTAACATTAAGGGAGAGGTTTTTACAGCCTCCAGTACCATGCCTGCTGTTGTTGAGTTCCTGGATTTTACACTTAAGCCGAATGACGTTGATACGACCAGGGCAACACCCAGGGTAAAATTTAAGGATCCTGTAGCGCCCGGAAACAGGTACTGGTTTCAGCAATACATCAATGATCAGCTGCAAATCGGCTATAAAGTCCTTAATGATGAATATACTCCGGGACAGGAAGTTAATGAGTACCTTGTATTTGAGAACAGAACAAAAAACCGGGCGCTTAACCTGAAAAAAGGCGATAGGTTAACCGCGGAGATGCATTGTATTGATGAGCCGGTTTTTACCTATCTGTTTAGCCTGTTTGGTGCTAACGGAAGCGATAATGGTGCTGCACCTACCAACCCGCTGAGTAACATCAGTGGTGGTGCGCTGGGATTTTTCAGTGCCCATACCTCTGCACGTAAAACAATAACAATACCTTAA